One bacterium DNA window includes the following coding sequences:
- a CDS encoding M23 family metallopeptidase — MIDFHKIRKVCSFFIVLALVGGCSMVRPPRAIPRVVYIVKTGDTLTEISRRYAISLTELRRINALKRESILRPGQRIRFPERYLEELMHRGVESGGAEILEGAKKYVRNLQWPLVLEGKINSGFGKRWSSFHEGIDLAGKLGDSIFAAHDGEVVYSGQGMSGYGKIVVIRGDDFMTAYAHNKRNAVSVGDPVRQGQKIAEVGMTGRASGPHLHFETRVRNGEGKYVAVDPFLFFPDKKTPLLLTAQ, encoded by the coding sequence ATGATAGACTTCCACAAAATTCGAAAAGTATGCTCGTTCTTTATCGTTCTAGCTCTGGTGGGCGGATGCTCAATGGTTCGCCCTCCTCGAGCAATTCCACGGGTAGTCTATATCGTAAAAACTGGAGATACGCTGACGGAGATTTCACGCCGCTACGCCATCAGTCTCACAGAGCTTCGGAGAATAAACGCCTTAAAGAGAGAAAGTATTTTAAGACCCGGACAAAGAATTCGCTTCCCTGAGCGGTACCTTGAAGAGTTGATGCATCGTGGGGTTGAGAGTGGCGGAGCAGAGATACTTGAGGGCGCAAAAAAGTATGTTCGAAATCTTCAGTGGCCCTTGGTTCTGGAAGGCAAGATCAACTCTGGATTTGGGAAACGATGGTCTTCGTTTCACGAGGGAATAGATCTCGCTGGAAAGCTTGGTGATTCGATATTCGCGGCACACGATGGCGAGGTTGTCTACAGCGGACAAGGGATGTCGGGCTACGGAAAAATCGTCGTGATCCGAGGGGACGATTTTATGACTGCTTATGCACACAATAAGAGGAACGCTGTATCGGTGGGTGATCCGGTGAGGCAGGGGCAGAAAATCGCAGAAGTCGGTATGACAGGCCGTGCTTCTGGCCCCCACCTACACTTTGAAACACGAGTACGGAATGGAGAAGGGAAGTACGTTGCCGTCGATCCATTTCTCTTCTTTCCAGATAAAAAGACACCTTTGTTACTGACTGCTCAATAA
- the secF gene encoding protein translocase subunit SecF — protein MELIPSNLQVNFLGKRYIAFLLSSLLIAFSAYQWFQLGESKYGIDYLGGHELVVKIEQDASSGDLRGVMQQAGIDAVVQSFESQNSEYSLRLSSDESSDKVKADISAALDLKYEGKYQILKADFVGPTIGAELKKNAMVAIIVGLIGMLLYISFRFELAFAIGAVAALFHDVIITMGIYLANDMTISVATLAAALTIVGYSVNDTIIVFDRVREDILKSKDNVPLATIINKSISATLSRTVITSVLTLFSAVALLVFGGGAIAELAFFLSIGVLSGTYSTIFIASPVALAWEGLRSKTERTPGAVAA, from the coding sequence ATGGAACTTATCCCCTCAAATTTACAGGTCAATTTTTTAGGAAAGCGATACATAGCATTTTTGCTGTCATCTCTTTTGATTGCATTTTCCGCCTATCAGTGGTTTCAACTTGGGGAATCAAAATATGGAATTGATTACCTGGGCGGTCATGAGCTCGTTGTAAAAATAGAGCAGGATGCCTCATCAGGTGACCTTCGTGGTGTTATGCAGCAAGCTGGTATTGACGCGGTGGTGCAATCATTTGAATCTCAGAATTCTGAATATTCCCTCCGGCTTTCGAGTGATGAGTCGTCAGACAAGGTTAAAGCTGATATTTCAGCTGCCTTAGATCTGAAATATGAAGGGAAATACCAGATCTTAAAGGCCGACTTTGTCGGACCTACGATAGGTGCAGAGCTTAAAAAAAATGCGATGGTTGCGATCATTGTGGGGCTGATTGGGATGTTGCTCTACATTAGCTTTCGATTTGAGCTTGCTTTTGCTATCGGTGCCGTTGCTGCTCTTTTCCATGATGTGATAATTACGATGGGAATTTATCTCGCAAACGATATGACTATTAGTGTTGCAACTCTCGCAGCAGCTCTTACCATCGTTGGTTACTCTGTGAATGATACGATTATTGTGTTTGACCGTGTGCGAGAGGATATTCTCAAGTCAAAAGATAATGTGCCACTTGCTACAATCATCAATAAGAGTATTAGTGCGACTCTCTCTCGTACCGTGATTACCAGTGTGTTGACACTTTTTTCTGCCGTTGCTTTGCTTGTTTTCGGGGGTGGGGCCATAGCAGAACTTGCATTCTTCTTGTCTATTGGAGTTCTCTCTGGAACGTATTCCACCATTTTTATCGCTTCTCCCGTGGCGCTTGCCTGGGAGGGACTGCGCTCAAAAACTGAACGAACCCCTGGTGCGGTTGCAGCGTAA
- the secD gene encoding protein translocase subunit SecD has product MGSDLKRRIVVYSGVVLIALAFLVPTFFRSKFDGSNWISKPLSLGLDLQGGVYLVYEVEVKEAVKSHLQSMGSAARRDLRAKKVPVQRVRATEARELEITLLSSRSVDEARNYMQDEYSQLTFERQQQNGAKVSLLYSMSDQEARVIEKSAVDRAIETLRNRVDQFGVSEPLIQKVGTKRIILQMPGASDVESVKKIVGSVAKLEFRFHPSATTRAFAEQVRTREGALVAVEDEVQMTGEAVDDARVSTGSGQVEVSLTLNKEGARQFRRITTDGVGRQLSIILDGVEYSSPVIREPIAGGRASISGGFSFEEAKQLAVVLRAGALPAPLKVLEERTVGPTLGQESIEKGILAIIVGFVAILLFMITYYKKSGIVAVASLILNILLVLAGLSAFGATLTLPGLAGLALTVGMAVDANVIIFERIREELRRGAGRDAAVEVGFGKALSAIIDSNITTLLAGLVLFYFGTGPIKGFAVTLSIGILTTIYCATFVAKLSFDLFPLRGRDGLSI; this is encoded by the coding sequence ATGGGGAGTGACTTAAAGCGACGAATAGTGGTGTATAGCGGGGTAGTGCTGATTGCGTTGGCATTTCTCGTACCGACATTTTTCCGTAGCAAGTTTGATGGTTCGAATTGGATTTCGAAGCCGTTGTCTCTAGGCCTTGACCTCCAGGGCGGAGTCTATCTTGTTTACGAAGTGGAGGTTAAAGAGGCAGTAAAGAGCCATTTGCAGTCGATGGGAAGTGCTGCTCGAAGGGATTTGCGCGCAAAAAAAGTCCCAGTGCAACGGGTGCGAGCAACTGAAGCTCGTGAGCTTGAGATTACGCTCTTAAGTAGTCGCTCTGTTGATGAAGCTCGCAATTATATGCAAGACGAGTACTCCCAACTCACGTTTGAGCGTCAACAGCAGAACGGAGCCAAGGTTAGCCTTCTCTATTCAATGAGTGATCAGGAAGCACGGGTCATAGAAAAGAGTGCTGTCGATAGAGCTATCGAGACGTTAAGAAACCGAGTCGATCAGTTTGGAGTCTCAGAGCCATTGATCCAGAAAGTGGGAACCAAGCGCATTATTCTTCAAATGCCTGGGGCATCGGATGTAGAGTCCGTGAAAAAGATAGTGGGCTCAGTTGCTAAGCTCGAGTTTCGCTTCCATCCAAGTGCAACAACGAGAGCATTCGCTGAGCAAGTGAGAACAAGAGAGGGAGCTCTTGTAGCGGTGGAAGACGAAGTTCAGATGACAGGAGAGGCAGTTGATGATGCGCGAGTTTCAACTGGTTCCGGGCAAGTAGAGGTTTCACTGACACTCAACAAGGAAGGTGCGAGGCAATTTCGTCGGATCACAACTGATGGAGTGGGTCGGCAGCTCTCTATTATACTGGACGGCGTTGAGTACTCATCTCCTGTAATTCGTGAGCCAATTGCTGGAGGTCGTGCCTCTATTTCTGGTGGATTTAGTTTTGAAGAGGCGAAGCAGCTTGCAGTAGTGCTTCGTGCTGGTGCACTTCCTGCTCCGCTGAAGGTGCTGGAAGAGCGCACTGTCGGTCCGACCCTCGGTCAGGAGTCGATAGAGAAAGGGATTCTAGCGATCATCGTTGGCTTTGTAGCCATACTACTTTTTATGATCACCTACTATAAGAAGTCAGGGATAGTCGCAGTTGCGTCACTGATCCTGAATATCCTGCTTGTGTTAGCAGGGCTCTCGGCTTTTGGTGCTACTCTGACACTTCCAGGGCTTGCAGGTCTGGCACTCACTGTGGGTATGGCTGTTGATGCCAACGTCATTATCTTCGAGCGTATTCGTGAGGAACTCCGAAGGGGTGCGGGGAGAGACGCAGCCGTTGAGGTCGGCTTTGGGAAGGCTCTGTCGGCTATCATCGACTCGAATATAACGACTCTTTTAGCCGGTCTTGTACTTTTTTACTTTGGAACAGGACCCATTAAAGGGTTTGCTGTCACCCTTTCTATAGGAATATTAACAACTATTTATTGTGCAACATTTGTCGCGAAGCTTTCGTTTGATCTCTTTCCGCTGCGGGGGCGGGATGGCCTTTCTATTTAA
- the yajC gene encoding preprotein translocase subunit YajC has translation MKQKNFNELIKIGSILIFCVAVLLNVGPLEVLAQDPSFEDPTAFAASAAPGGGGSLIMQKLGELLPLFLMVFLIFWFMVLRPQEKQHRSHEKMLSDLKSGVLVKTQAGIIGKVVSVHDDYVMLEIANGTKVKFERQAVLGRVEKEASDSASVPSNAKRSKSKQSA, from the coding sequence ATGAAACAGAAGAATTTCAACGAGCTTATCAAAATAGGAAGCATTCTTATTTTTTGCGTTGCAGTGTTACTGAATGTTGGTCCATTGGAGGTCCTCGCTCAGGACCCATCGTTTGAAGATCCAACTGCATTTGCTGCAAGTGCAGCTCCTGGAGGCGGAGGTTCACTTATCATGCAGAAACTTGGAGAGCTCCTCCCTTTGTTTCTCATGGTCTTTCTTATATTTTGGTTTATGGTGCTTCGACCGCAGGAAAAGCAACACCGATCCCATGAAAAGATGCTGAGCGATCTCAAGAGTGGAGTTCTCGTGAAGACCCAAGCAGGTATTATCGGCAAAGTCGTATCGGTTCATGACGACTACGTGATGCTAGAGATCGCAAATGGAACGAAGGTTAAGTTTGAGCGACAAGCGGTATTAGGGCGAGTCGAGAAGGAGGCGAGTGACTCTGCGAGCGTTCCGTCCAACGCGAAGCGATCGAAGAGCAAACAATCAGCATGA